From Daphnia pulicaria isolate SC F1-1A chromosome 11, SC_F0-13Bv2, whole genome shotgun sequence, the proteins below share one genomic window:
- the LOC124315399 gene encoding uncharacterized protein LOC124315399 encodes MAIPAIEEVRSGLYLIRFAPDDIENGEHTFHLRKCDYYSYTLVLQPCPEASQGTPSMLLSLIKSQQSNKMKTLPVGSNYLDLAKANQQDKNKVVDDQPRFVWIVPNGQQQQQQQSNKVTHLNLNASSEDLMMSHTKLNWGPVTCPIDKRFDLWMDFGTETLGEKKVLNQWASQLIKQENTDVEFNVQGELMGGHSPIIMSGSSVFASMIQQQPTPKKPVKRTPSKAKGKSAAVSSAAIKVIQIGDVEPQVFQQILHYLYTGRIPLLEEEGMADRLFKAADKYGLDNLKDECARFVLADLNEHNVIDTLIWASKNSLANLFDCALHLVSGNYPQVSSQPDWQNLIDNHPQIYLRVSQLMANLPGNARGT; translated from the coding sequence atggccatTCCAGCCATTGAAGAAGTTCGCTCTGGATTGTACCTCATACGGTTCGCCCCAGATGACATTGAAAACGGCGAGCACACCTTTCACCTACGGAAATGCGATTACTATTCCTACACGCTGGTGTTGCAGCCGTGCCCCGAAGCCAGCCAAGGCACTCCCAGCATGCTGCTTTCGTTAATCAAGAGCCAGCAGTCAAACAAGATGAAAACCTTGCCGGTGGGCAGCAATTATCTCGATTTGGCCAAAGCCAACCAGCAAGACAAAAACAAAGTGGTCGACGATCAGCCCCGGTTTGTCTGGATCGTACCAAAcgggcaacagcagcaacaacagcagtcgAATAAGGTAACGCATTTGAATCTCAACGCTTCCAGCGAGGACCTGATGATGAGCCACACGAAACTCAACTGGGGGCCCGTCACTTGTCCAATTGACAAACGTTTCGACCTTTGGATGGATTTCGGGACGGAGACACTGGGCGAGAAGAAGGTCCTGAACCAGTGGGCCAGCCAACTCATCAAGCAGGAAAACACCGACGTCGAGTTCAACGTCCAGGGTGAGCTGATGGGCGGCCACAGTCCGATCATCATGTCCGGTAGCTCCGTTTTCGCCTCGatgatccagcagcagccgacccCCAAAAAGCCCGTCAAAAGGACACCTTCCAAAGCCAAAGGAAAGTCGGCAGCAGTCTCATCAGCTGCCATCAAAGTCATCCAGATCGGCGACGTCGAGCCGCAAGTGTTCCAGCAGATCCTCCACTACTTGTACACGGGTCGAATTCCGCTGCTGGAAGAGGAAGGCATGGCCGATCGACTGTTCAAGGCGGCCGACAAGTACGGCCTGGACAATTTGAAAGACGAATGCGCAAGGTTCGTGCTGGCCGACCTGAACGAGCACAACGTCATCGACACTCTCATCTGGGCGTCTAAAAATTCGCTGGCCAATCTCTTCGACTGCGCCCTCCATTTGGTTTCCGGTAATTACCCGCAGGTCAGTTCGCAACCGGATTGGCAAAATCTGATCGACAACCATCCGCAAATTTATTTGAGAGTATCCCAGCTAATGGCCAACCTGCCCGGCAACGCTAGAGGAACATAG